In the Zingiber officinale cultivar Zhangliang chromosome 5A, Zo_v1.1, whole genome shotgun sequence genome, atctatttgttcttttaggttttgacttggatctcctgcggaacttaacacgttcgacccaagtctccttaagttattaattccattaaatattaatttccataaaaggttcccagtactgacgtggcgaggcacatgaccttcttggatatgggagcaaccaccaccgactagacaaaacctttaatagaaagctaatatttaatttcctaaaataactttaggttaaccaaagagaacaatcaaatcacaaggaaaagaaagaaacaaaagaacacaacttcgaaaaaacatattcgaaatactagaacgtaagcctcttgtatttggtattatttccataaataactagcatgatgcggaaatagaaattactagttataccttgtagaaaaacctcttgatcttctaccgtattcctcttctaacctcggacgttgtgtgggcaacgatcttccaagatgagaaaccaccaaccaccttcttctcctccaagcaaggttcggccacaaaagaaaagcttcaccaaggagaaaaaccaaaatactaaccaagctccaagagatgctagctttctctccttcttcttcttcttctccgagtagtatccggccaccacaagagctccaatagaagggtagggttcgaccaccacaagaggaagagatggagaggttggccggccacaccaaggaacaaaagagggagaggaataatagatattgtgtcttgtgaaggcaccctcaccccttcttttatattccttgacctaggtaaattaggaaatttaattacaataaattttccttaatttccttgacatgatttaattgagagaaataaaataaaatttccccaattaatttgtgatggccggccacatcattggaatacaaaagaggacaagttttaatcaacaattaaaacttcctaatttgtttccggaaattttaaaaaaataaaatttctctttaaaatctcttcatggttaataaaaggaaatatctataattttaattttattaacatgtgaataattttaaagagaaaataaaacatctcttccaatctacaaataaggaaagagatctaatctctttctttaatcttttgtagatcttttacaagagagatattttaattttaattctctttaaaatatatcttccacataataataaaaattaaaattaaatttctttttaattttatttggccggccctactagcttgggttcaagctagggccggccacccaaaggccggccctagcttgattcccaagctagcttggcggccccctttaggtgggtatagaaggtgggtataggtgggtatagtactctataaataagaggctacgatagggaccgagaggaggaattggttttggtctccgataaaattaagcatcccgtgttcgcccaacacacaacttaattttatcaacgataattcattccactagagaactatcattgaactaccgcaccaatcccaaattacattttgggctccttcttattatgagtgtgttagtctccccgtgtttaagatatcgaatgtccactaattaagtgagttctgacaactcatttaattaatgtctaagtccaagagtagtaccactcaactttatcgtcatgtcggactaagtccacctgcaggtttaacatgacaatccttatgagctcctcttggggacattatcaacctagtatctctaggacacagtttccttctataatcaacaacacacactataagtgatagcatttcccaacttatcgggtttattgattcatcgaactaaatctcacccattgataaattaaagaaataaatatcaaatatatgtgcttgttattatattaggattaagagcacacacttccataataactgaggtctttgttcctttataaagtcagtataaaaggaacgacctcgaatggtcctactcaatacactctgagtgtactagtgtaattatatagtcaagataaactaatacctaattacactacgaccttctaatggtttgttcctttccattctggtcgtgagctactgtttataatttataaggtactgataacatcatcttctgtatgtgacaccacatactggTACCGAAAAAGGTATTTTAGTATATTGTCCACCGATAGGTCCGCGTGatctgggtcttagagtaggagtcgccgagtCTAAGAACAAAGTAAATCGTTCGTGTctattttggttttcttacttGTCGTTTGATTTCTCTATATTTTTTCGTTGCACGTACTCGTgtgtttttatttaaataataaaacaagtttttgaaaaccacgtaaTTCACCCCCTTCTTACGTGTGTATCGATCAAACAAGATGTCCTACCGCGACACCATAGTCCCGGAGacaattttgaaaaatcctagttagcctcattgactatccctagGGTGACCGGCTCggcccacggaagtttcccatcgGTCACCAGGGTGAATCAGGAAGCACATGCGGTGGTCAGTCCAGAAGCCCAGCATCGTTTTGGTTGCGCCTCCCATTTgaagaaaaatttctacaaatatgtcATAGTCGGGGATTGAACCGCAGGTGCTTGAGCGATAACTTGGATGTTCTACCGTAGCATCATAGCCCCGGAGATAAAAAAGATAATCCCAGTTAGCGTCATCAACTATCCTTGGGGGTGACCGGCCAGACCCTATGAAAGTTTCCCACCAACTATCAGGATAAATCAGAAAGCACACGAGGCGGTCAGTCCAGAAGTGCAGCATCTTTTGATTACACCCCCtatttagagaaattttttttataaatatatcatagCTTAGGATTGAATCACATTTACCTAAATGATAACCTATATATCCTACATATCATAATTCCATTTATTTTTCTGTCCATCGAGAACTTAAGCAAACAAAAACGTTTGATCAGGGAGCTAAACTAACTTTTTCCTAACCAAGGGATTAAGGGCAAAGCTTGAGTTGTGGTTATGAATTTTTGGACAATTTACCGCAATAacaatttgataaatttagaaatttacaAGGTCCATAATTTTTTGTATTTTCTACGTGCATAAAAAATTGGGGGGTCGTACTATTTTTTCACGGCATGGATTTGTTTTGGTTAAGAATGGTGATCAACCATCGCCAGGGACGACGTGACGAGAAGATGAGCGGTTGCTGGTTCTCGAAGGGGAAGGCGAGGCTTGACGGCGGCGGAGAGACCGGCTGCCGCTCCTCGGCGCCGTCGTCCTCCGACGGCGCGGGGAGATTGAGATCCAAAACGAAGGCGTTCTTGGTCAACTCCTTCTTCGCTTCCGGCGGCGCGGGCTCGTCCGCGGCGGTGGTTATCCGGCGGTGCCTACGCATGTGACCTCCGAGAGCTTGGCCGGAGGAGAAAGACGTCCTGCAGATGGCGCACTCATGCTCCCTCGGCGACTTCGGTGAGCCAGTAAAGAGGGTTCGGCCGCCGCCGTCCTCCGCCGTCGCAGGAGGCGGCAAGTCCTTGGGCTTCTTGTGTCTGGTGCGGTGGCCGCCGAGGGCCTGGAAGGAGCGGAAGCTCTTGCCGCACGTCTTGCAGTCGTACGCGCACTCCCTGCTGGGGAACCGTCGGCCGCCTCCGCCGGCTGCAGCCGCGGTGGAAGAGGACTTCAAATCGGCGGAATCTGAAGGCGGCGGAGAGACGCGCCCCTGCGCGAGGAGGATGAGGCAGCGAGCCATGACCTCCTCCTCCGGGTCGGCGCTGCTGCTGAAGGATTCCGCCGACGAGGAGGATGCGGAAACCGCCGCCCGGAGGCGCTTCGTCTGCTTGCTCTTGATGACCACCGGCGAGAATTCGACGTGTTTCTTCGCCATGATGTTGCCGTTACTCTGCTCCATGGTTTCCTTCGGCTTCGACGCAACCACAACAGGGCAGGAATAATAAGGGAAGTtgtgaaattatatatatttatagggAGTGGAAAGCAAGTGTGTTCTGACTTGAGTTGCTCCAACGGATTAAGTGGAAAATGAGGGGTTTATTCGTAAACATGCCTTGAGAGAGGATAATATGGAATTATGTTTGAGTTATCAGGATCTGTTTACTTAGGAGGACGGATAGGGAAAGAGAGAAATatggaattatatatatatatatatatatatatagaaagagaATTTTGTGATGATAAATTATGCTATTTCTTACTTTGAAATGGTAAATTTGCATGTAATTCTCACtggtaaataaaattttacatgtagtcTCAGTTGTAAAAATCTTTGTTTCCACTCTCTagttaaatatatttatctaattacccttgataattttaaatataaaaagtttaaaaataagttataattcttcttaaatttagtacattaaactagaatctaatatattttctatcaaattgagcacgattcTTTTTACACCTtaattagatagaaaatatactaaattttctttaaatggtactcaattagatgaaaaatatattaaattttctttaaatgatgttGAATTTAGGAAGAATTATATTAAGCGGGAAAAAAcacatgctcaatttaatagaaaatatacttgattctagtttaaaataatgaatttaataggaattatactcgttttaaaactatttgtacctaaaaaatatgagggacaattttgatagaaaatatactcgattctaatatAAAGTGCTAACTTTAAGAGGAATTGTACtcattttagtatattttctatcaaattgagcatgattctttttccacctcaattggatagaaagtatactagattttctttaaatggtactcaattggatgtaaaatatactagattttctttaaatgatgttgaatttaagaggaattatattaaagtaggaaaaaatcatactcaatttatagggtgtttggctaaacttattaaaaacagcttataagctcgtacagcttataagttgttttaggagcttataagttgttaggtcttattttaaaaataagttgttaaagtgtttgggtgaatttattacaatcaacttgaagatattgatgtgtttggtattataagatctttttattaataaaattaccaaaaagggtataatactattaatagagggttttgagatTTTTATCAATAAAGGGTTTTGGACGAATTTCTACATCGGGGGAGAAAAAATTAGAAAGAGGCGTTGGCGGAGAAGATGACACAACGTTGGAAGAAAAGTCGgcggagataaaaagatattaggcttataaaaatttatggaggataagatggggatttatgaaattatataaggatattttagagaaacaaattattaaaataagatctttttttaaaaagtagggtctttcatacttttttaaaaatagcTTATAAGTTCCAAAATAACTTATTTTgatagcttataagctgtttgaaaaaaaatttaccaaacaaatttgaagagcttataagctttaaaacaacttataagctgttttagagagcttataagctcagccaaacaccctcttaatagaaaatatactcaattctagtataaagtgctgactt is a window encoding:
- the LOC121980173 gene encoding zinc finger protein ZAT5-like, whose product is MEQSNGNIMAKKHVEFSPVVIKSKQTKRLRAAVSASSSSAESFSSSADPEEEVMARCLILLAQGRVSPPPSDSADLKSSSTAAAAGGGGRRFPSRECAYDCKTCGKSFRSFQALGGHRTRHKKPKDLPPPATAEDGGGRTLFTGSPKSPREHECAICRTSFSSGQALGGHMRRHRRITTAADEPAPPEAKKELTKNAFVLDLNLPAPSEDDGAEERQPVSPPPSSLAFPFENQQPLIFSSRRPWRWLITILNQNKSMP